DNA from Borreliella garinii:
GATGGCAAAAAAGTCTTCTTTGATAAGAGCAATGCTTTTTCTTCGGTGTTTCAGATTGAAAGTGCTAAAGAGGATAAACATTTTATTTTACTTGAAAATGGCGAATTTAATCTTGATTTGATTAAAAGCATGTTAGATGGAATTAACGAGGTTGGCGAGAGACTTTTGAGCGAGCCTTCAAGACAAAATGTGATTTTTTACAAAAAAGTTATTTCAGAGTTTATATCCATTATTATATCATCTTCTGTTTGCTTGAAAGAACAAAAAGGGGGCAGCTTTGGAGATCCTAAGCGACCCAAGTATAGAATTATTAAGATTATTAACGACAAGTTGGATAGACTTGCCTATTCTGTTTTACAAAATCAAATGACCCAGATTAAGCTTTTAGACAGCATTGAAGAGATTCAAGGCTTGCTTGTGAATTTGTTAATGTGAATTAGGTTTAAGGCTTTTGAAATGTTTTAAATTTTAAATTAAAAGGGATTGTTTAACAATCCCTTTGTTTAATATTAAAAATTAATTTAATTTTTAATTAAATATTTTTTACTTATTTCTAAAAAGGTTTTTATTTGTTCATTTTTCTACTTTTCAGATTCATTTAATTTTTTCATCATTATTTCAGCAACTCTTGGGGCAGCTTCAATTGCAGCTTGGGGATTTAAAGGCAACGATCTTGTTCTTCTTGCTAAAACATCGTCAATAGTTTTGGCTTGCTCAAATTCAATCGAAAAGGCTATTTGAGCTTCATTTAAATCCAAGCTCTCGTGTATCTTTTTGTCAAACCCTTCCATATTTTTTAGAATTTCAAAGTCACTACCATAAGTTCTAAAAGGTTCAGGAATTTTTATTGTCTCTTCTTTTTTAAGATAGCCGTGTAACTTTAAATCTTCTGTATTTGGTGGATAATTTGGTAATAAATTTTTTTCTATGGCCTTGAGCAAGGTTTTTTCTGCCATTTTTCTATATGTAGTATATTTGCCCCCCGCTATTGTAATAAGATTTGAATCTGATATAAATATTTTTTCGTTTCTTGAAATTTTTGAAGTGTTGCCTTCGGCTTTTGGATCCATTATTAAGGGTCTTATTCCAGTATATACGCTTTTTACATCTGATTTTTCTATTTTAATATTTAAATAATTGTTTAAATTATTTATTATAAAGTCAATCTCTTCATCAAGTCTTTTGGGCTCTACTTCTACCTCTTTTATTGGAATGTCGGTGCTTCCACA
Protein-coding regions in this window:
- a CDS encoding DUF327 family protein: MKVNNLIAGALNLNSKDYKKDGKKVFFDKSNAFSSVFQIESAKEDKHFILLENGEFNLDLIKSMLDGINEVGERLLSEPSRQNVIFYKKVISEFISIIISSSVCLKEQKGGSFGDPKRPKYRIIKIINDKLDRLAYSVLQNQMTQIKLLDSIEEIQGLLVNLLM